The Streptomyces sp. NBC_01244 genome contains a region encoding:
- a CDS encoding FAD-dependent monooxygenase, protein MQTVLISGGGIAGPVLAYWLRRHGFAPTVVERAPGRRPGGQAVDIRGVALQVVERMDLLEQASRVRTRMRGMSILDPDGHEVDRSTEATFSSGRLDSEDIEVLREDLVRMVHEHASAGVEYLFGDSITALDEDETGVRVDFAHGPSRVFDLVVGADGLHSTVRRLAFGPEERYAHHLGSYLSVFSADNFLALDHWQVWLRDGDAGFGIMPVRGNTELRIAFGFESAPLAHDLRDGAALRQLVVDKLASMRWEGTRLAEAARQAPDFYCDAMAQIRMDQWSRGRVTLLGDAGYCPSPLSGQGTSLALVGAHVLADCLAQGMGDHRTAYARYEQRMRPFGTLNQALATENPGGPASEASLGHAKNALSLDS, encoded by the coding sequence ATGCAGACCGTACTCATCTCCGGTGGCGGCATCGCCGGGCCCGTCCTCGCCTACTGGCTGCGCCGCCACGGCTTCGCGCCCACCGTCGTCGAACGCGCTCCGGGCCGACGCCCCGGCGGCCAGGCCGTGGACATCCGCGGCGTCGCGCTCCAAGTCGTGGAGCGGATGGACCTGCTGGAGCAGGCGAGCAGGGTACGGACCCGCATGCGCGGCATGTCGATCCTCGACCCCGACGGCCACGAGGTCGACCGCTCCACCGAGGCGACCTTCAGCAGCGGCCGGCTCGACAGCGAAGACATCGAGGTGCTGCGCGAGGACCTGGTCCGGATGGTGCACGAGCACGCGAGCGCAGGCGTCGAGTACCTCTTCGGCGACAGCATCACCGCGCTCGACGAAGACGAGACCGGGGTACGCGTCGACTTCGCGCACGGGCCGTCCCGAGTCTTCGACCTCGTGGTCGGGGCCGACGGCCTCCACTCCACCGTACGGCGCCTGGCCTTCGGTCCGGAGGAGCGTTACGCCCATCACCTGGGCAGCTACCTCTCGGTGTTCAGCGCGGACAACTTCCTCGCCCTGGACCACTGGCAGGTGTGGCTGCGGGACGGCGACGCGGGCTTCGGCATCATGCCTGTACGCGGCAACACCGAACTCAGGATCGCCTTCGGCTTCGAGTCCGCCCCTCTAGCCCACGACCTCCGCGACGGCGCCGCCCTCCGGCAACTCGTCGTCGACAAGCTCGCGTCGATGCGGTGGGAAGGGACCCGCCTGGCCGAGGCCGCCCGGCAGGCGCCCGACTTCTACTGCGACGCCATGGCCCAGATCCGCATGGACCAGTGGTCGCGGGGCCGGGTGACTCTGCTGGGAGACGCCGGCTACTGCCCTTCCCCCCTCTCCGGGCAGGGCACCAGCCTCGCCCTCGTGGGCGCCCACGTGCTGGCCGACTGCCTGGCCCAGGGCATGGGCGACCACCGCACCGCGTATGCCCGCTACGAGCAGCGGATGCGCCCCTTCGGCACCCTCAACCAGGCCCTGGCCACCGAGAATCCCGGCGGACCCGCCTCCGAGGCATCCCTCGGGCACGCCAAGAACGCACTCTCCCTGGACAGCTGA
- a CDS encoding TetR/AcrR family transcriptional regulator C-terminal domain-containing protein: MTKTTGPASDPPYLRIVAGIRQRIADGELAPGDRVPSTRQIAREWGVALATATKALTTLRLEGLVEARPRIGTVVAGTAVAAPARRRPSPAPDTEQELSLDRIVRTAIEIADAEGLSALSMRGVAARLGVAAMSTYRYVPSKEDLVLHMADAAFGEESYGADAPEGWRTRIELGARTLWSLYRKHPWLAQLGSLTRPLLVPNLMVHGEWMLGALDGHGLDPTTLFDIHVLLYSHVQGLAVHLEMEAHAEAATGQSEDQWMDSRAPALRDLVESGRFPTFTKVVGAFGDGYDLRLDALFEFGLKALLDGLTSIVEGHKADPQAAVMAAAGPTVPGP, from the coding sequence GTGACGAAGACCACAGGCCCAGCCAGTGATCCGCCCTATCTGCGCATCGTCGCCGGGATCCGGCAGCGCATCGCGGACGGTGAACTCGCCCCCGGGGACCGAGTTCCCTCGACCCGGCAGATCGCCCGGGAATGGGGCGTCGCACTCGCCACCGCCACCAAGGCCCTGACCACCCTGCGTCTGGAGGGACTCGTCGAGGCCCGGCCCCGGATCGGCACGGTCGTCGCCGGAACCGCCGTCGCCGCGCCGGCCCGCAGGCGCCCGTCACCCGCCCCGGACACCGAGCAGGAGCTGAGCCTCGACCGGATCGTCCGTACCGCCATCGAGATCGCCGACGCCGAAGGGCTCTCGGCGCTCTCCATGCGCGGCGTCGCGGCCCGGCTCGGCGTCGCGGCGATGTCCACCTACCGGTACGTCCCGAGCAAGGAAGACCTCGTCCTGCACATGGCCGACGCCGCGTTCGGCGAGGAGTCCTACGGCGCGGACGCCCCCGAGGGCTGGCGTACCCGCATCGAGCTGGGAGCCCGGACTCTGTGGAGCCTGTACCGGAAGCACCCCTGGCTGGCCCAGCTCGGCTCCCTCACGCGCCCGTTGCTCGTGCCCAATCTGATGGTCCACGGCGAGTGGATGCTGGGCGCCCTCGACGGCCACGGTCTCGACCCCACGACGCTGTTCGACATCCACGTCCTGCTCTACAGCCATGTCCAGGGCCTGGCGGTGCACCTGGAGATGGAAGCGCACGCCGAAGCCGCCACGGGTCAGTCGGAGGACCAGTGGATGGACAGCCGTGCCCCCGCCCTCCGGGACCTGGTGGAATCCGGCCGCTTCCCGACCTTCACCAAGGTGGTCGGAGCCTTCGGGGACGGCTATGACCTGCGTCTCGACGCGCTCTTCGAATTCGGTCTCAAGGCACTTCTCGACGGCTTGACTTCCATCGTCGAAGGTCACAAAGCTGATCCTCAGGCCGCCGTGATGGCGGCCGCCGGGCCGACCGTACCCGGCCCGTAG